Proteins from one Deinococcus sedimenti genomic window:
- the rsgA gene encoding ribosome small subunit-dependent GTPase A has translation MTLPDLNLAQIGWTPEFEQAAREVRLAAPGLTLLPGRVAGVGRNTATLWTQGGAQESVFAGTLRQAELSPVVGDWVMAEPLLDAPMRVHAVLPRRTQLARAVQSGMQVLSANVDLVLIMTAPDGDIDEARLSRYLEAVHAGGARAALLLNKVDLTRKPEAVLAQLRALDPAVPVLPLRAKEGEGVAEVRALIGHGETAALIGSSGMGKSTLTNALLGREAAQTGEVGATREGRHTTTARTLYRLPGGGVLVDNPGLRDIEVWRDDAAAGFEDIEALAADCRFRKCTHGTEPGCAVVRAVSRGQLPPERVEAYRAAQGWTSGAQRARRRK, from the coding sequence TTGACCCTCCCTGACCTGAACCTCGCGCAGATCGGCTGGACGCCGGAGTTCGAGCAGGCCGCGCGGGAGGTGAGGCTCGCCGCGCCCGGCCTGACCCTGCTGCCGGGACGGGTGGCGGGCGTGGGGCGCAACACGGCGACCCTCTGGACGCAGGGCGGCGCGCAGGAATCCGTGTTCGCCGGGACGCTGCGGCAGGCCGAGCTGAGCCCGGTGGTGGGCGACTGGGTCATGGCGGAACCCCTGCTGGACGCGCCGATGCGGGTGCACGCGGTGCTGCCCCGCCGCACGCAGCTGGCCCGGGCCGTGCAGTCCGGGATGCAGGTGCTCAGCGCGAACGTGGACCTGGTGCTGATCATGACGGCGCCGGACGGGGACATTGACGAGGCGCGGCTGTCGCGATATCTGGAGGCGGTACATGCGGGGGGCGCGCGGGCGGCGCTGCTGCTGAACAAGGTCGACCTGACCCGCAAACCCGAGGCGGTACTGGCGCAGCTGCGGGCCCTCGACCCGGCGGTGCCGGTGCTTCCCCTGCGCGCCAAGGAAGGCGAGGGTGTGGCCGAGGTCCGCGCCCTGATCGGTCACGGTGAGACGGCGGCGCTGATCGGCTCGTCGGGGATGGGCAAGAGCACCCTGACGAACGCCCTGCTGGGCCGGGAGGCCGCACAGACGGGCGAGGTCGGCGCGACCCGCGAGGGGCGACACACGACCACCGCGCGCACCCTGTACCGCCTGCCGGGCGGGGGCGTACTGGTGGACAACCCGGGCCTGCGGGATATCGAGGTCTGGCGGGACGACGCGGCGGCGGGCTTCGAGGACATCGAGGCGCTGGCCGCCGACTGCCGGTTCCGCAAGTGCACGCACGGCACGGAACCGGGCTGCGCGGTCGTGCGGGCCGTGTCCCGGGGTCAGCTGCCTCCCGAGCGGGTCGAGGCGTACCGCGCGGCGCAGGGGTGGACGTCCGGCGCGCAGCGGGCGCGCCGCCGGAAGTAA
- a CDS encoding ABC transporter ATP-binding protein yields the protein MRFDAPRAPLPDEKLSLQERLRDLRATLALVWQASPLHAGTYAASSLAGSALPAANLYVGKLLLDEVARAAQGQVTYRALLTLLAVQVTLVVVGNLISTVQNAAQQLLGDALQHSVSRHILDKATTLSVEAFENADTYDRLQQAWREVGSRPLGVATQLVSLAGAVVTLGSVGALMSTLGPWVLPLVILASIPGVIVSNRFGVEGYRMLRRQTHDSRVQNYLGSLLTSDALVKEVRLFGFEGYLLGRWREYYLGFRRQLVTLVQRRSAWGFGAGLLSALLIGLASALILRRAADGQISVGDFSVFVLGITQIQGTVSNLLNGFSAIYQNLLYMRNLFAFLELPTRDLDAGEVWSGPIHTIEFRDVSFRYPLTDRDVLQGVNFTVQRGQALALVGENGAGKTTIVKLLTLLFAPTGGQILLNDMDAARFSPRSVQKEMSIIFQDFGQYQMTARDNVALAEVSRLDDAAGVEAATDRAGAEFIGTLPQGLDTPLGRLFQGGRQLSGGQWQRLALARLYFRDASVLVFDEPTAALDARAEFETIQALREQTRERITLLISHRFSTVRLADQIVVLNGGEIVESGSHEDLMTLGGRYATLYDLQARGYA from the coding sequence GTGAGGTTCGACGCGCCGCGCGCGCCGCTGCCCGACGAGAAACTCAGCCTGCAGGAGCGGCTGCGTGACCTGCGCGCCACGCTGGCGCTGGTGTGGCAGGCCAGCCCCCTGCACGCCGGGACATACGCGGCCAGCAGCCTCGCCGGAAGCGCGCTGCCCGCCGCGAACCTGTACGTCGGCAAACTGCTGCTGGACGAGGTCGCCCGCGCCGCGCAGGGACAGGTCACGTACCGGGCGCTGCTGACGCTGCTGGCCGTGCAGGTCACGCTGGTCGTCGTGGGGAACCTGATCAGCACCGTGCAGAACGCCGCGCAGCAGCTGCTCGGGGACGCCCTGCAGCACTCGGTCAGCCGCCACATCCTGGACAAGGCCACCACCCTGAGCGTCGAGGCCTTCGAGAACGCCGACACCTACGACCGCCTCCAGCAGGCGTGGCGGGAGGTCGGCTCGCGGCCCCTGGGCGTCGCCACGCAACTCGTGTCCCTGGCGGGCGCGGTCGTGACGCTGGGCTCGGTAGGCGCCCTGATGAGCACGCTCGGCCCATGGGTGCTGCCGCTGGTGATCCTGGCGAGTATTCCCGGCGTGATCGTCAGCAACCGCTTCGGGGTGGAAGGCTACCGGATGCTGCGCCGCCAGACGCACGACTCACGCGTGCAGAACTACCTGGGCAGCCTCCTGACCAGTGACGCGCTGGTCAAGGAGGTGCGCCTCTTCGGCTTCGAGGGGTACCTGCTGGGCCGCTGGCGCGAGTACTACCTGGGTTTCCGCCGCCAGCTCGTCACGCTGGTGCAGCGCCGCTCGGCCTGGGGCTTCGGGGCGGGGCTGCTCAGTGCGCTGCTGATCGGGCTGGCCAGCGCGCTGATCCTGCGCCGCGCCGCCGACGGGCAGATCAGCGTCGGGGACTTCAGCGTGTTCGTGCTCGGCATCACGCAGATCCAGGGCACGGTCAGCAACCTCCTGAACGGCTTCTCCGCCATCTACCAGAACCTGCTGTACATGCGCAACCTCTTCGCGTTCCTGGAACTCCCCACCCGCGACCTCGACGCCGGGGAGGTCTGGAGCGGCCCGATCCACACCATCGAATTCCGGGACGTCAGCTTCCGCTACCCCCTGACCGACCGGGATGTCCTGCAGGGCGTGAACTTCACCGTGCAGCGCGGACAGGCCCTCGCTCTGGTCGGGGAGAACGGGGCGGGCAAGACCACCATCGTGAAACTCCTGACGCTGCTGTTCGCCCCGACCGGCGGGCAGATCCTCCTGAACGACATGGACGCCGCGCGGTTCAGCCCGCGCAGCGTGCAGAAGGAGATGAGCATCATCTTCCAGGACTTTGGGCAGTACCAGATGACCGCCCGCGACAACGTCGCCCTGGCCGAGGTCAGCCGTCTGGACGACGCGGCGGGCGTCGAGGCGGCCACCGACCGCGCCGGAGCCGAATTCATCGGCACCCTCCCACAGGGCCTGGACACCCCGCTGGGCCGCCTGTTCCAGGGCGGACGGCAGCTGTCCGGCGGGCAGTGGCAACGCCTCGCGCTGGCCCGCCTGTACTTCCGCGACGCCTCGGTCCTCGTGTTCGACGAACCCACCGCCGCCCTCGACGCCCGCGCGGAATTCGAGACCATCCAGGCGCTCCGTGAACAGACCAGGGAACGCATCACCCTGCTGATCTCGCACCGCTTCTCCACCGTCCGGCTGGCTGACCAGATCGTCGTCCTGAACGGAGGCGAGATCGTCGAGAGCGGCAGCCACGAGGACCTCATGACCCTCGGCGGGCGCTACGCCACGCTGTACGACCTCCAGGCACGCGGATACGCCTGA
- a CDS encoding MFS transporter, producing MLSARARWFPVVVVVVTVLALLLAAGARSAPGVFLLPMQESLGFSRGTLSLTASLGLLVFGLAAPLSGRLMDRFGPRRVAGAGLLLVAVSFALSTRVGSELGLHLTWGLLSGLGTGLVGSVLGATVATRWFVRRRGLVVGLFGAATSAGQLLFIPLLTRWAQTVGWAQATLIVAGAALLLAPLLLALLRDRPEDVGLRPDGEVADPDAPPVAPPVPDAGVMARALRHRDFWLLSVTFFACGFTSNGIIGTHFIAYCGDLGLGATFAAGTLALMGAFNFVGTLASGYLTDRVDPRLLLAAYYVVRGLSLALLPLVPPGMAFTIFAVLFGLDYIATVPPTTALTADTFGRANVGTVYGWIFCAHQVGAALASWLGGVTRDALGSYAPAFLASAVLAVAAGALALRVTPPARRAVRAG from the coding sequence ATGCTTTCAGCGCGTGCGCGGTGGTTCCCGGTGGTGGTCGTGGTGGTGACGGTGCTGGCGCTGCTGCTGGCGGCGGGGGCGCGCAGCGCGCCGGGGGTGTTCCTGCTGCCCATGCAGGAGTCGCTGGGATTCAGCCGGGGCACGCTGTCGCTGACAGCCAGCCTGGGGCTGCTGGTGTTCGGGCTGGCGGCGCCGCTGTCGGGCCGCCTGATGGACCGCTTCGGGCCGAGGCGGGTGGCAGGCGCGGGTCTGTTGCTGGTGGCGGTCAGTTTCGCCTTGAGTACGCGGGTGGGCAGCGAGCTGGGCCTGCACCTGACGTGGGGCCTGCTGAGTGGCCTGGGCACGGGACTGGTGGGGAGCGTGCTGGGCGCCACCGTGGCCACGCGCTGGTTCGTGCGGCGCCGGGGGCTGGTGGTGGGCCTGTTCGGCGCGGCGACGAGCGCGGGGCAGCTGCTGTTCATTCCGCTGCTGACCCGCTGGGCGCAGACGGTGGGGTGGGCGCAGGCGACGCTGATCGTGGCGGGCGCCGCACTCCTGCTCGCGCCTCTGCTGCTGGCGCTGCTGCGCGACCGCCCGGAGGACGTGGGCCTGCGCCCAGACGGCGAGGTGGCCGACCCGGACGCTCCGCCCGTCGCGCCGCCCGTGCCGGACGCGGGCGTGATGGCGCGGGCGCTGCGGCACCGGGATTTCTGGCTGCTGAGCGTCACGTTCTTCGCGTGCGGGTTCACGAGCAACGGCATCATCGGCACGCATTTCATCGCGTATTGCGGGGACCTGGGCCTGGGCGCGACATTCGCGGCGGGCACGCTGGCGCTGATGGGCGCGTTCAACTTCGTGGGCACCCTGGCGAGCGGGTACCTGACCGACCGGGTGGACCCTAGGCTGCTGCTCGCGGCGTACTACGTGGTGCGCGGCCTGAGTCTGGCGCTGCTGCCGCTGGTGCCGCCCGGCATGGCGTTCACGATCTTCGCGGTGCTGTTCGGATTGGACTACATCGCGACCGTGCCGCCCACGACCGCGCTGACCGCCGACACCTTCGGGCGGGCGAACGTCGGCACGGTGTACGGCTGGATCTTCTGCGCGCATCAGGTCGGCGCGGCCCTGGCGTCCTGGCTGGGCGGCGTCACCCGCGACGCGCTGGGCAGCTACGCCCCGGCGTTCCTCGCGTCGGCGGTGCTGGCGGTCGCGGCAGGCGCGCTGGCACTACGGGTCACCCCACCGGCCCGGCGGGCGGTGCGGGCGGGCTGA
- a CDS encoding Ohr family peroxiredoxin: MTATEAKVLFTATSDVQGGRTGQAQIGRDRLPVALRPANSSVQGADPEELFAAGYASCFLSALQSVARRDGVTVGGTPQARAHVSLSQDAQGYGLSVLMQVYLPDTPLETGEALLRAAHAVCPYSRAVAGNVPVELELHAQPLN; encoded by the coding sequence ATGACTGCCACCGAAGCGAAAGTGCTGTTCACCGCCACCTCCGACGTTCAGGGCGGCCGCACCGGCCAGGCCCAGATCGGCCGCGACCGCCTGCCCGTCGCGCTGCGCCCCGCGAACTCCAGCGTCCAGGGCGCCGACCCCGAAGAACTCTTCGCCGCCGGGTACGCCTCCTGCTTCCTGAGCGCCCTGCAGAGCGTCGCCCGCCGGGACGGCGTCACCGTCGGCGGCACCCCCCAGGCCCGCGCGCACGTGAGCCTCAGCCAGGACGCCCAGGGGTACGGCCTGAGCGTCCTGATGCAGGTCTACCTGCCCGACACCCCCCTGGAGACCGGCGAGGCGCTCCTGCGCGCCGCGCACGCCGTGTGCCCCTACAGCCGCGCCGTGGCCGGAAACGTCCCGGTCGAACTCGAACTGCACGCCCAGCCCCTGAACTGA
- a CDS encoding long-chain-fatty-acid--CoA ligase, with the protein MTQTARYWPEGKPRTLTLPRTGVMHNLRVSAERYPDRVALWHYGRTWTYAHLHEQATRLAGHLAARGVQRGDRVAVWMQNSPEWAVAAFAAWQLGAVVVPLAPMLQAREFGFFLQDAGIRVGVVGAELYDRARQAGLGHAVVANVMRGAQATPGVPLPDGLDVTPDLQGDDVTLDTALQAAPAPEAAVTADDLCIMPYTSGTTGLPKGCMHTHGSVQANVFGAGVWVDGNVEDVFLAALPFFHVTGFINSLMSVLTVGARVVILSRWDRDAARTLIREHGATLWTNTPTMLIDMMASPTFDPADLRSLRNVTGGGASLPAAVGQRLLDLTGILFLEGYGLSETMAQSHSNPKGRQKLQCLGIPLFNVDARIVDLDTGAELGVGATGEIVLRGPQVMQGYWNRPDATAEAFTNIGGERFFRTGDLGYVDDEGYFYFADRLKRMVNVSGMKVWPAEVENQLHAHPAVQEACVISVPDDRSGERARALIVLRPGMTATPAELETWAREQMATYKVPRDWQFVESLPRSPTGKVAWRQLQEAARASLT; encoded by the coding sequence ATGACCCAGACTGCCCGCTACTGGCCCGAAGGCAAACCCCGCACGCTGACCCTGCCCCGCACCGGCGTCATGCACAACCTCCGCGTCAGCGCCGAACGCTACCCCGACCGCGTGGCCCTGTGGCACTACGGCCGCACCTGGACCTACGCGCACCTGCACGAGCAGGCCACCCGCCTCGCCGGGCACCTCGCCGCGCGGGGCGTGCAGCGGGGCGACCGCGTGGCCGTCTGGATGCAGAACAGTCCCGAATGGGCGGTCGCGGCCTTCGCCGCGTGGCAGCTGGGCGCCGTGGTCGTGCCCCTGGCCCCCATGCTGCAGGCCCGGGAATTCGGGTTCTTCCTGCAGGACGCCGGCATCCGGGTCGGCGTGGTCGGCGCTGAACTGTACGACCGCGCCCGTCAGGCCGGACTGGGCCACGCAGTCGTGGCGAACGTCATGCGCGGCGCGCAGGCCACCCCCGGCGTCCCCCTCCCCGACGGGCTGGACGTCACGCCCGACCTGCAGGGCGACGACGTGACGCTCGACACCGCGCTGCAGGCCGCGCCCGCCCCGGAAGCGGCCGTCACCGCCGACGACCTGTGCATCATGCCGTACACCTCCGGCACGACCGGCCTGCCCAAGGGCTGCATGCACACCCACGGCAGCGTGCAGGCCAACGTGTTCGGCGCCGGCGTGTGGGTGGACGGCAACGTCGAGGACGTGTTCCTGGCCGCGCTGCCGTTCTTCCACGTCACGGGCTTCATCAACAGCCTCATGAGTGTCCTGACCGTGGGTGCGCGGGTCGTGATCCTCTCCCGCTGGGACCGCGACGCCGCCCGCACCCTGATCCGCGAGCACGGGGCGACCCTCTGGACGAACACGCCCACCATGCTGATCGACATGATGGCCTCCCCGACCTTCGACCCGGCGGACCTGCGCTCCCTGCGCAACGTCACCGGCGGCGGCGCCAGCCTCCCGGCCGCCGTCGGGCAGCGCCTGCTGGACCTGACCGGTATCCTGTTCCTCGAAGGGTACGGCCTGTCCGAAACCATGGCGCAGTCGCACAGCAATCCCAAGGGCCGCCAGAAACTGCAGTGCCTGGGCATTCCGCTGTTCAACGTCGACGCCCGCATCGTGGACCTCGACACCGGCGCGGAACTCGGGGTCGGAGCAACAGGGGAGATCGTGCTGCGCGGCCCGCAGGTCATGCAGGGCTACTGGAACCGCCCGGACGCGACCGCCGAGGCGTTCACGAACATCGGCGGCGAGCGGTTCTTCCGCACCGGGGACCTGGGGTACGTGGACGACGAGGGGTACTTCTACTTCGCCGACCGGCTCAAGCGCATGGTGAACGTGTCCGGCATGAAAGTCTGGCCCGCCGAAGTCGAAAACCAGCTGCACGCCCACCCGGCCGTGCAGGAAGCCTGCGTGATCAGCGTGCCGGATGACCGCAGCGGCGAGCGCGCCCGCGCGCTGATCGTCCTGCGGCCCGGCATGACCGCCACGCCCGCCGAACTGGAAACCTGGGCGCGGGAACAGATGGCCACCTACAAGGTGCCGCGTGACTGGCAGTTCGTCGAGAGTCTGCCGCGTAGCCCCACCGGCAAGGTCGCCTGGCGGCAGCTGCAGGAGGCGGCGCGGGCCAGTCTCACCTGA
- a CDS encoding LysR substrate-binding domain-containing protein gives MDRRQLEAFVIVAQERHFGRAAERLNLAASPLGRVIRALEDEIGTSLLTRTTRRVDLTAAGAAFLPQAQAILAQLDQAASLARRTAQGESGRVRLGYMGAAQAAILPRLWRALRAANPDVQLDVTELCTPDQRQALLAGELDAGLMALPVWHDDLRARPLARIPLLAALPEEHPLADRPGLSLRDLAHEEWLTCTPYATTLPPEQVQALCMAFGLVPRTRAVGGSESAVVARVAAGIGLTLVPQTLINPQQEGVRFVPLEDRVTLDVGLVTRAAPENPAVNALLRAAHADSG, from the coding sequence GTGGACCGTCGACAGCTGGAAGCGTTCGTCATCGTGGCGCAGGAGCGGCACTTCGGCCGGGCCGCCGAGCGCCTGAACCTCGCCGCGTCTCCACTGGGGCGCGTGATCCGGGCCCTGGAAGACGAGATCGGCACGTCCCTGCTGACCCGCACGACCCGCCGCGTGGACCTGACGGCAGCGGGCGCAGCGTTCCTGCCGCAGGCGCAGGCCATCCTGGCGCAGCTTGATCAGGCCGCCAGCCTGGCGCGCCGCACCGCGCAGGGCGAATCCGGCCGCGTCCGGCTGGGGTACATGGGCGCGGCGCAGGCCGCGATCCTCCCACGGCTGTGGCGCGCGCTGCGCGCGGCGAATCCCGACGTGCAACTGGACGTGACCGAGCTGTGCACGCCCGATCAGCGGCAGGCGCTGCTGGCCGGCGAACTCGACGCCGGACTCATGGCCCTGCCGGTCTGGCACGACGACCTGAGGGCCCGGCCGCTGGCGCGCATCCCTCTGCTGGCGGCCCTCCCCGAGGAGCACCCGCTGGCCGACCGGCCCGGCCTGTCCCTGCGGGACCTGGCGCACGAGGAATGGCTGACCTGCACGCCGTACGCCACCACCCTGCCGCCGGAACAGGTGCAGGCGCTGTGCATGGCGTTCGGCCTCGTGCCACGCACGCGCGCGGTGGGCGGCAGCGAGAGCGCGGTGGTGGCGCGCGTCGCGGCGGGCATCGGCCTGACCCTGGTGCCGCAGACGCTGATCAACCCGCAGCAGGAGGGCGTGCGCTTCGTGCCGCTGGAGGACCGCGTGACGCTGGACGTCGGCCTGGTCACCCGCGCCGCGCCGGAGAACCCGGCCGTGAACGCGCTGCTGCGGGCCGCTCATGCGGACTCCGGTTGA
- a CDS encoding SMI1/KNR4 family protein — protein MTDPISVLRDWLTAAVGEALPEQPTSPALDSLEDTLNVRVPDDLRRYVRVIGPYLTRAEHGLFFGMSALPLDSGWGGELVQASADWPPVEAVDPPGTLRPVPFDPAWVLLAHDHGGAYLAADLRPGPAGQVGQIISCGPRETRRLQLAVSLTEFLTDLLWHAARGTVQVEREAGRLDVWFTDPEVTHPIDLCLQRGAAALRRS, from the coding sequence ATGACCGACCCGATCTCCGTCCTGCGCGACTGGCTCACCGCTGCCGTCGGTGAGGCGCTCCCCGAGCAGCCGACCAGTCCGGCCCTGGACTCACTGGAGGACACCCTGAACGTGCGGGTGCCCGACGACCTGCGCCGGTACGTCCGGGTGATCGGCCCTTATCTGACGCGGGCGGAGCACGGCCTGTTCTTCGGCATGAGCGCCCTGCCGCTGGATTCCGGCTGGGGCGGTGAGCTGGTGCAGGCCAGTGCCGACTGGCCGCCGGTGGAGGCCGTGGATCCGCCGGGGACGCTGCGTCCCGTTCCCTTCGACCCGGCCTGGGTTCTGCTCGCGCATGACCACGGCGGCGCGTACCTCGCGGCGGACCTGCGGCCCGGCCCCGCCGGGCAGGTGGGGCAGATCATCTCCTGCGGCCCACGTGAAACCCGGCGGCTCCAGCTGGCGGTCAGCCTGACCGAGTTCCTGACGGACCTGCTGTGGCACGCGGCGCGCGGCACGGTGCAGGTCGAGCGCGAGGCGGGACGGCTGGACGTGTGGTTCACCGATCCGGAGGTCACCCACCCCATCGACCTGTGCCTTCAGCGTGGAGCGGCGGCCCTGCGGCGGAGTTGA
- a CDS encoding HU family DNA-binding protein, with the protein MLLTMTKKSAKAPAKKPAAKAAPAPKAAPKAESSKVAKTQLVEMVADKTGLTKKQSEEAVSAMLDVIVGAIKGGQSVGLPGLGTLSVKATAARTGVRPGTSEKIQIPAGKKVAFKVASTLKGNL; encoded by the coding sequence ATGCTGCTCACCATGACGAAAAAGTCTGCGAAAGCCCCCGCCAAGAAGCCCGCTGCCAAGGCTGCTCCCGCTCCCAAAGCCGCTCCCAAGGCCGAGAGCAGCAAGGTCGCCAAGACCCAGCTCGTGGAAATGGTCGCCGATAAGACCGGCCTGACCAAGAAGCAGAGCGAGGAAGCCGTCAGCGCCATGCTGGACGTCATCGTGGGCGCCATCAAGGGCGGCCAGAGCGTCGGCCTGCCCGGCCTGGGCACCCTGAGCGTCAAGGCGACCGCCGCCCGCACCGGCGTGCGCCCCGGCACCAGCGAGAAGATCCAGATTCCCGCCGGCAAGAAGGTGGCCTTCAAGGTCGCCAGCACCCTCAAGGGCAACCTGTAA
- the tal gene encoding transaldolase — MNALEQLKQMTVVVADTGDLDAIRQYQPQDCTTNPSLILKAATLSGYAKLLDEARGMDDVDAAIDFLTVAIGTELTRIVPGYVSTEVDARLSFDADAMITKARHLIDLYAQRGVGKDRILIKLATTWEGVQAARVLEAEGIRCNLTLVFNLAQAVAAAQAGAYLLSPFVGRITDWYKKAEGKDSYPVDEDPGVKSVREIYHHFKTHGYDTIVMGASFRSAAQVKALAGCDRLTVSPQLLGELAADEGHLERVLKPEAATQTEPALTEADFHWALASDPMATEKLAEGIRGFHADTEKLRALLRG, encoded by the coding sequence ATGAACGCACTCGAACAGCTCAAGCAGATGACGGTCGTCGTGGCCGACACCGGCGATCTGGACGCCATCCGCCAGTACCAGCCGCAGGACTGCACCACCAACCCCAGCCTGATCCTCAAGGCCGCCACGCTCAGCGGCTACGCGAAGCTGCTGGACGAAGCGCGCGGCATGGACGACGTGGACGCCGCCATCGACTTCCTGACCGTCGCCATCGGCACCGAACTGACCCGGATCGTCCCCGGGTACGTCAGCACCGAGGTGGACGCCCGCCTGTCCTTCGACGCGGACGCCATGATCACCAAGGCCCGCCACCTCATCGACCTGTACGCGCAGCGCGGCGTGGGCAAGGACCGCATCCTGATCAAGCTGGCCACCACCTGGGAAGGCGTGCAGGCCGCCCGCGTGCTGGAAGCCGAAGGCATCCGCTGCAACCTGACCCTGGTCTTCAACCTCGCGCAGGCGGTCGCCGCCGCGCAGGCCGGGGCGTACCTGCTCTCGCCGTTCGTGGGCCGCATCACCGACTGGTACAAGAAAGCCGAAGGCAAGGACAGCTACCCCGTGGACGAGGACCCCGGCGTGAAGAGCGTCCGTGAGATCTACCACCACTTCAAAACCCACGGGTACGACACCATCGTCATGGGCGCGTCCTTCCGCAGCGCCGCGCAGGTCAAGGCGCTGGCCGGGTGCGACCGCCTGACCGTCAGCCCCCAGCTGCTCGGCGAACTCGCCGCCGATGAGGGCCACCTCGAACGCGTGCTGAAACCCGAAGCGGCCACACAGACCGAACCCGCCCTCACGGAAGCCGACTTCCACTGGGCGCTCGCCAGCGACCCCATGGCCACCGAGAAGCTCGCCGAGGGCATCCGCGGCTTCCACGCCGACACCGAGAAACTCCGCGCGCTGCTGCGCGGGTAA
- a CDS encoding S8 family peptidase → MNARPLLVSTALSLLLAACGQQTAAPQAGQPQGTPVLGTSNPEAIPGQYVVVFNDDVQTDFTAQSDFIGALGLDPQGVQVQHVYSAALNGFAAKLSSQNLAKLQGDKRVKYIEQDAMMHMTATQTGATWGLDRVDQRSRPTDGNYIYNYTGSGIKAYIIDTGIRTSHTNFGGRAIWGTNTTGDGNNSDCQGHGTHVAGTVGSSTYGVAKGVTLVAVKVLNCSGSGTNSGVIAGVNWAVTNKGSATAVANMSLGGGFSQAVNDAVNSAAGKNLIMVVAAGNENQNACNVSPASAASAITVGSTTNTDTRSSFSNYGSCVDLFAPGSNITSTWNTSNTATNTISGTSMASPHVAGAAVLRVAAGSAGNSAVTSAVISSATTNVVSGVNGSPNRLLYTR, encoded by the coding sequence ATGAACGCACGTCCCCTGCTCGTTTCCACCGCGCTCAGCCTGCTCCTCGCCGCCTGCGGGCAGCAGACCGCCGCCCCCCAGGCCGGTCAGCCCCAGGGCACGCCCGTCCTCGGCACCTCCAACCCCGAAGCCATCCCCGGACAGTACGTCGTGGTGTTCAACGACGACGTGCAGACCGACTTCACCGCACAGAGCGACTTCATCGGCGCCCTGGGTCTCGATCCGCAGGGCGTGCAGGTCCAGCACGTCTACAGCGCCGCTCTGAACGGCTTCGCCGCCAAACTCAGCAGCCAGAACCTCGCTAAGCTGCAGGGCGACAAGCGCGTCAAGTACATCGAGCAGGACGCCATGATGCACATGACCGCCACGCAGACCGGCGCCACCTGGGGCCTCGACCGCGTCGACCAGCGCAGCCGCCCCACCGACGGCAACTACATCTACAACTACACCGGCAGCGGCATCAAGGCGTACATCATCGACACCGGCATCCGCACCAGCCACACCAACTTCGGCGGCCGCGCCATCTGGGGCACCAACACCACCGGCGACGGCAACAACAGCGACTGCCAGGGGCACGGCACGCACGTCGCGGGCACCGTCGGTAGCAGCACCTACGGCGTCGCCAAGGGCGTCACCCTGGTCGCCGTGAAGGTCCTGAACTGCAGCGGCAGCGGCACCAACAGCGGCGTGATCGCCGGCGTGAACTGGGCCGTGACGAACAAGGGCTCGGCGACCGCCGTCGCCAACATGAGCCTCGGCGGGGGCTTCAGCCAGGCCGTGAACGACGCCGTGAACAGCGCCGCGGGCAAGAACCTGATCATGGTTGTCGCGGCAGGCAACGAGAACCAGAACGCCTGCAACGTCTCCCCGGCCAGCGCCGCGAGCGCCATCACGGTCGGCAGCACCACCAACACCGACACCCGCTCCAGCTTCAGCAACTACGGCAGCTGCGTGGACCTCTTCGCACCCGGCAGCAACATCACCAGCACCTGGAACACCAGCAACACCGCCACGAACACCATCAGCGGCACCAGCATGGCCTCCCCCCACGTCGCGGGCGCCGCCGTCCTGCGCGTCGCGGCCGGCAGCGCCGGCAACAGCGCCGTCACGAGCGCCGTGATCAGCAGCGCCACCACCAACGTCGTCAGCGGCGTCAACGGCAGCCCCAACCGCCTGCTGTACACCCGCTGA